Sequence from the Cellulomonas fimi ATCC 484 genome:
GGTTCGCCAAGCGCTTCGGCGAGGTCGGCGCCGCGCTGCGGTCGGCGGCCGCCGCGTACGTCGACGAGGTCCGCGGCGGGACCTTCCCCGACGCCGCCCACCAGTTCGACGCGTGAGGTCCCGCGCCCGCGCCTGGTCGGCGGTCGCCGCGGGGCTCGTGCTCGTCGTCCTGGTCGTGCTGGCCGTGCCCGTCGGCGCAGGTGCGCTCGGCGTCGCGCAGCTCGTCTCGTTCCGGGCCGTGCTGGCCCTCGGCGCGCTGGTCCTCGCCGCGGCTCTCGTCGCCGTCCCGACCACGCGTCGACGGCTGCGGCCGCTCGTCGCCGTGCTCGCGGTCGGCGCGCTCGCGCAGGTCGCGGTCCTGGTGTGGCGGTCGGTGCCGCTGCCCGCCGCGCCCACGCAGGCCGACGACGAGGTCGTGGAGCTCGCGTTCAACACGCTCGACACCGTGGGGCCGCAGGAGCTCGCGCGGCTGGTCCTCGACCAGGACGCCGACGTCGTCGTCCTCCCGGAGACGTCGCGCACGACGGCCGACGGCGTCGCGCTGCTGCTGCGGGCCGCGGGCCGTCCCGTCCTCGTCCACGCCGCCGACAGCGACGTGCGCGGCATCGCCGGCACCTCGCTGCTCGTCGCTGCCGACCTCGGCGTCTACCCGGACGCGCAGGTCCTGCCCACGCGCCTGGGGTCGCTGCGCGCCGAGCCGGCCGACGGCGGGCCGGTCCTGGTCGCCGCGCACCCCGCGGCACCGATCACTCCGGGGT
This genomic interval carries:
- a CDS encoding endonuclease/exonuclease/phosphatase family protein — translated: MRSRARAWSAVAAGLVLVVLVVLAVPVGAGALGVAQLVSFRAVLALGALVLAAALVAVPTTRRRLRPLVAVLAVGALAQVAVLVWRSVPLPAAPTQADDEVVELAFNTLDTVGPQELARLVLDQDADVVVLPETSRTTADGVALLLRAAGRPVLVHAADSDVRGIAGTSLLVAADLGVYPDAQVLPTRLGSLRAEPADGGPVLVAAHPAAPITPGSMTTWRTETALVVAQCASTPGAIVAGDLNATLDHPALRDLGQCVDAARAAGAGARGTWPSTVPSLLAAPIDHVLVDGRSWRVTGFEVLGRTGASDHRPVVARLVRR